In a genomic window of Paracoccaceae bacterium:
- a CDS encoding glycosyltransferase family 2 protein, with translation MVHHEVLVTAVIPAYNVEATIDTTLDSVRNQTHRNLEIVVVIDGATDATESVVRRHAEQDDRIAVVVTPNHGLCAARNTGARAGRGEFIAPIDGDDVWHPEKIRKQLLEFAMGGDDIGMVYTLFRRIDQWDFLIRDGAFTCWSGEIFDASLLYNCVGNGSSIMLRRKAFEQAGGYSMALNRRGCEDYLLQLLISHDWTVGVVPEYLTGYRFDQGSMSRDHTRMALARLKMLDIIGAKDLDVSNRVMTIARSYATTELAIAYIRAGNISASISAFATAARINARATATYIPYRLRDFAFRFIRNAGVRLSSQKPPKFNDLNPEKRFGITYHPQRSRTMLSLLRDTPSSNGPGCHKPRPNTD, from the coding sequence ATGGTACATCATGAAGTCTTGGTTACGGCGGTCATTCCCGCTTACAACGTCGAGGCGACCATAGACACAACGCTTGACAGCGTCCGCAATCAAACCCATCGCAACCTTGAAATTGTCGTTGTGATAGACGGCGCAACAGACGCGACCGAGTCGGTGGTCCGCCGCCATGCGGAACAAGATGATCGGATCGCGGTTGTCGTGACGCCCAACCACGGTTTATGTGCGGCGCGAAATACCGGCGCCCGTGCGGGACGTGGTGAGTTCATCGCGCCCATAGATGGCGATGATGTCTGGCATCCAGAAAAAATCCGGAAACAACTTCTGGAGTTCGCCATGGGCGGTGACGACATCGGTATGGTCTACACGCTGTTTCGACGGATAGACCAATGGGACTTCCTGATCCGCGATGGCGCTTTTACCTGCTGGTCCGGCGAAATTTTTGACGCATCACTTCTTTACAATTGTGTCGGGAATGGAAGCTCGATCATGTTAAGACGCAAGGCGTTCGAACAAGCGGGCGGCTATTCCATGGCGCTGAACCGACGGGGATGCGAGGATTATCTGCTACAACTGCTCATTTCGCATGACTGGACTGTTGGCGTGGTTCCAGAATATTTGACTGGCTATCGGTTCGATCAAGGATCCATGTCCCGAGACCACACGCGAATGGCTTTGGCCCGGCTCAAAATGCTGGACATAATCGGCGCGAAAGACTTGGACGTTTCCAACAGAGTCATGACGATTGCGCGGTCCTACGCGACCACCGAACTGGCGATTGCATATATACGCGCCGGAAATATCTCGGCTTCAATATCCGCATTTGCGACCGCCGCCCGCATCAATGCCCGCGCAACGGCAACCTATATTCCATACCGGTTGCGTGACTTTGCGTTCCGGTTCATTCGCAATGCAGGGGTACGTTTAAGCTCGCAAAAACCTCCGAAATTCAACGATCTCAATCCTGAAAAACGCTTTGGGATCACCTATCATCCGCAAAGGTCGCGCACCATGCTCAGCTTGCTTCGCGATACGCCGTCTTCAAACGGACCAGGTTGTCACAAACCACGCCCCAACACGGATTGA